The genomic DNA CTTCATCTTCAAACGGTCCTCCTCGGTGAAAGGAAGATTAACATAATGCTGCAGCGCAGTCAGCGATGTGTGGCCCTGGCTGAGGAATATCTCCTCCTTCCTGTCCGGATAGGAAGCGATGAGCCACGACTCCCATGTCTTCCGGAACATCTTCATGTTCAGGCCGTATGGGTCTATTCCGGCTATGAGCGCCTTCCTGTGCATATAGTCCCTGAGCGACGTCTCTGTGGGCAGATCCGCCTCTCCGAGGATCTGGTGTATGTTCTCGATGAGCGCCCTCCCCCTCGATGACAGGTGGATCCACCGCTGGTTTATCGTCGCCTTCTTCTTCTTGATCGCGATGCGCGGCAGGTGTATGAACGTGCCGTCGAACCAGGACGGGTTCTTCAAGAAAAGCCGGAGCTCGACCACGCGCATGCCTGTCATCAGCGCAGTATCGAACACCACGCGGTACTTGGGCGATGCTGCTGATCGGAGGGCTTCGTATTCTGACGGCCTAAGAATGCGGGTCTTCATCTGAACGACATTGCTCCGCCG from Thermoplasma sp. Kam2015 includes the following:
- a CDS encoding site-specific integrase produces the protein MDPILIEFKEPKHRERLGRTVLEEEPRRSNVVQMKTRILRPSEYEALRSAASPKYRVVFDTALMTGMRVVELRLFLKNPSWFDGTFIHLPRIAIKKKKATINQRWIHLSSRGRALIENIHQILGEADLPTETSLRDYMHRKALIAGIDPYGLNMKMFRKTWESWLIASYPDRKEEIFLSQGHTSLTALQHYVNLPFTEEDRLKMKEWVEGWR